One genomic region from Jiangella sp. DSM 45060 encodes:
- a CDS encoding acyltransferase family protein, translating into MPGRRARQKVPDRPPPPHFRPDVEGLRAVAVVLVMLYHAGLPFLPGGFVGVDIFFVISGYLITGLLVREAEQTGTISLGRFYARRAKRLLPAATLVLVVTALLCWWLAPVTERRAFGGDIASAAFYVVNWRLADRSVDYLAEDIGASPVQHFWSLAVEEQFYIVWPLLFLLVAWWVRRAREPVRPWLAVALSAVVLPSFVWSVVASMDGGTAAFFTTTTRLWELGVGAALAIGAPLLRRMPQAAGASLAWLGLVAILLAALFVDSGASWPGYLAALPVLGAAAVIAGGLVASRGAASLLSARPMVWIGGLSYSLYLWHWPAVVFATMRWGELSPSSGLAAVALSIIPAWLSYRLVENPARHAKVFVRSSGFTLSIGANLSLAAVVAGGVLGLSAGAATVAAPTDRGPAGAAILGDDPRSDPDGVPVDEVEWIVPDPVAATEDVPPGYRNGCQLNAPTTEVKVCEYGAAESDVTIALVGDSKAMQWITALDAIADVHGWRVVTYTKSACAYADATQMYQDDVYEECDVWNRAVGDMLAEDPPDYVITSQSRSSALEDRDDPDSARTEEAFIEGLLRSWQRLSDAGTRIISLADNPHPGQEVYECVAANRDRLTACAFDREDGVRSSSADTMRVAVEEFGDADIIDLNDWICPADRCAPVIGNVLIFRQGSHLTVTYVDSLIPRLEAALVEIIG; encoded by the coding sequence ATGCCGGGACGGCGCGCGCGGCAGAAGGTGCCGGACCGGCCGCCTCCGCCGCATTTCCGGCCGGACGTCGAAGGCCTGCGTGCGGTGGCCGTGGTGTTGGTCATGCTGTACCACGCGGGATTGCCGTTCCTGCCCGGCGGGTTCGTCGGTGTCGACATCTTCTTCGTCATCTCCGGCTACCTCATCACCGGCCTGCTCGTGCGTGAGGCCGAACAGACCGGCACCATCTCATTGGGCCGGTTCTACGCTCGCCGTGCCAAGCGACTGCTGCCCGCGGCCACTCTGGTTCTCGTCGTGACGGCGCTGTTGTGCTGGTGGCTCGCTCCGGTGACGGAGCGGCGCGCGTTCGGCGGCGACATCGCATCGGCGGCCTTCTACGTGGTCAACTGGCGGCTGGCCGACCGGTCCGTCGACTACCTCGCCGAGGACATCGGCGCGTCGCCGGTGCAGCATTTCTGGTCATTGGCGGTGGAGGAGCAGTTCTACATCGTCTGGCCACTGCTCTTCCTTCTCGTGGCCTGGTGGGTCCGGCGGGCACGCGAACCAGTGCGGCCGTGGCTCGCCGTCGCGCTCAGCGCGGTCGTGCTCCCCTCATTTGTCTGGTCCGTGGTCGCTTCGATGGATGGCGGCACCGCGGCGTTCTTCACGACGACGACGCGGCTCTGGGAACTGGGCGTCGGGGCGGCGCTGGCGATCGGCGCTCCCTTGTTGCGTCGGATGCCGCAGGCGGCCGGTGCCTCGCTGGCCTGGCTCGGCCTGGTTGCGATCTTGCTGGCGGCGCTGTTCGTCGACAGCGGCGCGTCGTGGCCCGGTTACCTCGCGGCGTTGCCGGTCCTCGGTGCGGCGGCGGTGATCGCCGGTGGTCTCGTCGCATCGCGGGGGGCCGCGAGTCTGCTGAGTGCCCGGCCGATGGTGTGGATCGGCGGCCTGTCCTACTCCCTCTACCTGTGGCACTGGCCCGCGGTCGTTTTCGCGACGATGCGATGGGGCGAGCTCAGCCCTTCCTCCGGGCTAGCCGCCGTGGCGTTGTCGATCATCCCCGCATGGCTCTCGTACCGGCTGGTCGAGAATCCCGCGCGGCACGCGAAGGTGTTCGTCCGCTCGTCCGGATTCACGCTGAGCATCGGGGCCAATCTCTCACTGGCCGCGGTCGTCGCCGGTGGTGTGCTCGGCCTGTCAGCGGGGGCGGCGACGGTTGCGGCTCCCACCGACCGTGGCCCGGCCGGCGCCGCGATCCTCGGCGACGATCCCCGCTCCGACCCCGACGGCGTCCCCGTCGACGAGGTCGAGTGGATCGTCCCCGACCCGGTCGCCGCCACCGAGGACGTCCCGCCGGGGTATCGGAACGGCTGCCAGCTCAACGCCCCGACCACCGAGGTGAAGGTCTGTGAGTACGGCGCCGCCGAGTCCGACGTGACGATCGCGCTGGTCGGCGACTCCAAGGCGATGCAGTGGATCACGGCTCTGGACGCGATCGCGGACGTCCATGGGTGGCGTGTGGTCACGTACACCAAGTCGGCGTGCGCCTACGCCGACGCCACCCAGATGTACCAGGACGACGTCTACGAGGAGTGCGACGTGTGGAACCGGGCTGTGGGCGACATGCTCGCCGAAGACCCGCCCGACTACGTCATCACCTCGCAGTCGCGGAGCTCCGCGCTGGAGGACCGCGACGACCCCGACTCCGCCCGCACGGAGGAGGCCTTCATCGAGGGCCTGCTGCGCAGCTGGCAACGGTTGTCCGACGCCGGGACGCGGATCATCTCGCTGGCCGACAACCCGCACCCGGGCCAGGAGGTCTACGAGTGTGTGGCCGCCAATCGCGACCGGCTCACCGCGTGCGCATTCGACCGTGAGGACGGTGTGCGGTCCAGCTCCGCCGACACCATGCGCGTGGCGGTCGAGGAGTTCGGCGACGCCGACATCATCGACCTCAACGACTGGATCTGCCCGGCCGACCGTTGCGCGCCGGTCATCGGCAACGTCCTGATCTTCCGCCAGGGCTCCCACCTGACGGTGACCTACGTCGATTCCCTGATACCGAGGCTCGAGGCCGCGCTGGTGGAGATCATCGGATGA
- a CDS encoding glycosyltransferase produces the protein MERYQRVSAAVRAAQPPSPRTRQRLAVRAAVAASPRVLRGLAAEWWQLSLQPAGWREQWPGRKLDLLLVELGPSGVPGWDEADHANDLVAEAEASDVPVALWVTGRHVDPGYLADRMSAVAAVFVLVPEAADAWRLRWPDARVAVLPAATAPAQHSPALGGPSALRPGDVAFVAGDGPLDAPAATARMELIAPILGMDAAPDLHLWRNPDGAPYESELSRAARLRLVTAKLPDLSRPIVDQYRVVVDACRDGLASSWTLLDAGAAQTCVVTLPEYREALPDDLREPVTAVENAVQLRQELSARIRQRELRDREALLLHRAILAGHTFGHRARTVLAELGRPVPERDRSVSVVLPTNRVGQLGNALANVGRQAHGDTELILVLHGVATPEAEVRALAADHGVERLVVLRADSSLPLGAVLNVGVEAAQGRYLAKMDDDNFYAEHYLSDLVNAFDSTDAGVVGKWAHYVWLRAADAVVLRYPALEHSYYRLVQGGTIVAKREVIEEFRFSDLPRAVDTDFLNRVWAGGVRTYVADRYNFVSIRGSDHDQHTWKVRDIELLAGEGQVAFYGDPRPHVSV, from the coding sequence GTGGAGCGCTACCAGCGGGTGAGCGCCGCGGTCCGCGCGGCCCAGCCGCCGTCGCCCCGCACCCGGCAGCGGCTCGCCGTCCGCGCGGCCGTCGCGGCCTCGCCGAGAGTGCTGCGCGGGCTCGCGGCCGAATGGTGGCAGCTCTCGCTCCAGCCCGCTGGATGGCGTGAGCAGTGGCCCGGCCGCAAGCTGGACCTCCTGCTGGTCGAGCTCGGTCCCAGCGGCGTGCCGGGCTGGGACGAGGCGGACCACGCGAACGACCTGGTCGCCGAGGCAGAAGCCAGCGACGTGCCGGTGGCGCTCTGGGTCACTGGCCGGCACGTCGATCCTGGCTACCTCGCGGACCGGATGTCGGCAGTAGCGGCGGTGTTCGTCCTCGTCCCGGAGGCTGCCGACGCATGGCGGCTGCGATGGCCAGACGCTCGGGTGGCGGTACTGCCCGCTGCCACGGCGCCGGCGCAGCACTCGCCGGCATTGGGCGGACCCAGCGCTCTGCGGCCCGGCGATGTCGCGTTCGTGGCCGGCGACGGCCCGTTGGATGCGCCCGCGGCGACCGCCAGGATGGAGTTGATCGCACCGATCCTCGGCATGGACGCCGCTCCGGACCTGCACTTGTGGCGAAACCCGGACGGCGCGCCGTACGAGTCGGAGCTGTCCCGTGCGGCCCGGCTCCGGCTGGTGACCGCGAAGCTGCCTGATCTCTCCCGGCCGATCGTCGACCAGTACCGCGTCGTCGTGGACGCTTGCCGCGACGGACTCGCATCGTCGTGGACGCTGCTCGACGCCGGCGCGGCGCAGACCTGCGTCGTCACTCTTCCGGAGTATCGCGAGGCGCTGCCGGACGATCTGCGCGAGCCCGTCACAGCAGTGGAGAACGCCGTCCAGTTGCGGCAGGAGCTGTCGGCCCGCATTCGGCAACGCGAACTGCGCGATCGTGAGGCGTTGCTGCTCCATCGCGCCATCTTGGCCGGTCACACGTTCGGGCACCGCGCCCGGACGGTGCTCGCGGAACTCGGCCGGCCGGTGCCGGAGCGCGATCGGTCCGTGTCCGTCGTGCTGCCGACCAACCGCGTCGGTCAGCTGGGCAACGCCTTGGCGAACGTCGGCAGGCAGGCGCACGGAGACACTGAACTGATCCTGGTGCTGCACGGCGTCGCGACACCGGAGGCGGAGGTCCGGGCCCTGGCGGCCGATCACGGCGTCGAACGTCTGGTGGTCCTCCGGGCCGACTCCTCACTGCCGCTCGGCGCCGTGCTCAACGTCGGTGTCGAGGCTGCCCAAGGGCGGTACCTGGCCAAGATGGATGACGACAACTTCTATGCAGAGCACTACTTGTCCGACCTGGTCAACGCGTTCGACTCCACCGACGCCGGGGTGGTCGGCAAGTGGGCGCACTACGTGTGGCTGCGCGCCGCCGACGCCGTCGTGCTGCGGTATCCGGCGCTCGAGCACAGCTATTACCGCCTGGTACAGGGCGGAACCATCGTCGCGAAGCGCGAGGTGATCGAGGAGTTCCGGTTCAGTGACCTGCCCCGCGCCGTTGACACGGACTTCCTCAACCGCGTCTGGGCGGGCGGGGTGCGAACCTACGTCGCCGACCGCTACAACTTCGTGAGCATCCGTGGTTCCGACCACGACCAGCACACCTGGAAGGTCCGCGACATCGAGCTCCTGGCGGGCGAAGGCCAGGTGGCGTTCTACGGCGATCCACGTCCGCACGTGAGTGTCTGA